The Methylomonas sp. UP202 DNA window ATTGGTTGCGCAAGAATTCGAGGCGATGCTGGATCCAGAGGAAATGGACGAATCCGAGACCGGAACCAGCGACTTAATTACCGAACAAGAGTTCGAAGAACTGCTCGACGCATTGCACGGGAAGGGCGGTTCACCGACGGTGCCCGCATCCGCCAAGCCGGTTGCCGACGACGAAATCACCGAAGACGAGTTCGAAAATTTACTTGATGAGTTGCACGGCAAAGGCAAGTTTTCTGCCGCTCCCGTTGAGAACCCAAGCCCGGCCACCGATTCCGGAGACATCACCGACGAAGAATTCGAGCAGGTCCTGGACTCATTGCACGGAAAAGGTAGGTTCGATGCCGCGAATTTACCGTTAGGCGACATCGAGCCTATGGTTATCGATCCGGAACCGGTCGTGGAAGCCCCCAAACCGGAAACGGCAAAACCGGTCGTGCCCCGAGCCGAGGTCAGCAAACCCCTTTCGGACAACGAGCGGACCCCGGCCGCCAAGGTAGTCGGTGTTGAAAACGGCAATGCCAAGGCGACTCCTCAAGCCGATACCACGGTTAGGGTAGACACCCAGATCCTCGACGATATTATGAATATGGTGGGCGAGTTGGTCTTGGTCCGTAACCGGTTTCAGACCTTGAAGGCCACGGCTGAAGCCAACGAACAGCTTTCCAAGGCAATTTCCAATCTGGATGTCGTGACCGCCGATCTGCAACTTGCGGTGATGAAGACCCGAATGCAACCGATTAAAAAGGTGTTCGGTCGCTTTCCTCGGGTGGTACGCGATTTGGCCAGAAATTTGAAAAAGGAAATTCGCTTGGACTTGGTCGGCGAAGACACCGATCTGGATAAAAACTTGGTGGAGGCTTTGGCCGATCCGTTGGTGCATTTAGTTAGAAACGCCGTCGACCATGGCATAGAGTCGCCCAGCGAGCGCGAAGCGCAAGGCAAGCCCAGAGAGGGTGTCGTGGTATTGAAAGCGTCGCAGGAGGGCGACCACATCCAACTGTCGATCACCGATGACGGTAAGGGCATGAATGCCAACGTGCTGCGAGCGAAAGCGGTCGAAAAAGGTCTGATGGATGAAGAAAGCGCGGCCAGGCTGGACGACAAGGAGTGCTACAACCTGATCTTCGTGCCCGGTTTTTCGACGAAAAGCGAAATTTCCGATGTGTCCGGTCGCGGTGTCGGCATGGACGTTGTCAAAACCCGGATCGCCCAAATGAACGGTATCGTCGAGATCGATTCGGTCGAGGGGCGCGGCAGTACCATTATTATCAAAGTTCCGCTGACGCTGGCGATCATGCCGACTCTCATGGTCAAACTGGGCGGGCAGGCCTTTGCATTACCGTTGGCCAGCGTGTTGGAAATCCTCGATCTGGATTTGAGCAAAACCAACAAAGTGGACGGGCAGTTGGTCGTCATGGTTCGTAATAAGGCCTTGCCCTTGTTTTATCTTAGCGAATGGTTGGTGCAGACGCCTTATTACCGGACGTCGGAGGCACAAGGCACCAGTCACGTCGTCGTGGTGAACGCCGGCGGTCGTCAAGTCGGCTTCGTCGTCGACCAGCTGGTCGGCCAGGAAGAAGTGGTTATCAAGGCATTAGGCGCAAAGTTGCACGGCTTGGATGGCTTATCGGGAGCAACGATCACCGGGGACGGAAAAATCGCGTTGATACTTGACGTGCCGGGTCTGGTGAAAAAATACGCGATCTGAAGACTGCCATGACCATACGGGTTTTGGTGGTGGACGACTCCGACTTTATCTGCAAACGTATCCGGGACATTTTAGAGGAAGAGCCCGACTTTAAAGTGGTTGGGATTGCGGCGAACGGCAAGGAAGCGGTTCGGATGGCGGCCCTGTTAATGCCTGACGTGATCACGATGGATGTGGACATGCCCGTCATGGACGGTATCACCGCCGTCAGGCAAATCATGGCGACCCGGCCTTGTCCGATTCTGATGTTCTCGGCAATGACGCAGGTCGGCGCGAAGGCGACGCTGGATGCGCTGGAAGCCGGGGCCCTGGATTTTCTGCCGAAGCAGCTCGAAGATATCGACGCCAATCGCAAGCTTGCCTGTCAAACCTTGCGCTTGCGTCTGCGGCTATTGGCCGCGCAAGCGCGGCGAATGCCCGCCAAACCCGTCGCCGGCCCCAGTTACAGTCCTCTGGCCGCACCCCGGCCCGCCGATGTCGAGCGCCACCCGGCGGCGGTGCTCCGCGCTGAACATGGCGGCGAATCGATCGAGCGTATCGATTTGCTGGTGATCGCGGCTTCCACCGGCGGCCCGATGGCTATCCAGGACATTTTGACGCACTTGCCGCAAGCTTGCCGTTTTCCGATTGTGTTGATTCAGCATATGCCGGCGCATTTCACCAAGAGTTACGCCGATCGCTTGAATCAACTATGCGGTGTCGGGGTCAGGGAGGCCCAGGACCACGACGAACTGCAAAACGGCGTGGCTTTATTGGCGCCGGGGGGCGTACAGACCGAGTTCGTTCGCACCGCCGGCAAATTGACGGTGGCGTTGCGAAATAAAACGCCCGGTGAACTCTATGCGCCGGGAGTGGACGTCGCCTTCGCCTCGTTGGCGGCTGAATTCAAAGGGCGTATGTTGGCGGTCGTATTGACCGGCATGGGGTCGGACGGGCGCGAAGGTGCCAAGCAACTCAAACGAGCGGGCGCCGCGATTTGGGCTCAGGATGAACGCAGTTGCGTGGTTTACGGCATGCCCAGAGCGATCGCCGAAGCCGGTTTGGCCGACAAAATTTATTCGTTGAGCGAAATCGCCAATCAATTCAAAAGACTGCATTAATGGATATTCTCAGCATTTTCGGAGTTCTGATAGGGTTTGCCGCGATCATCGGCGGCAACCTGATGGGTGGCGGCGAAATCGGATCGCTGGTCAACGTCCATGCCTTCGTGATTGTGGTCGGTGGTACGCTGGGAGCGACTCTGTTGCAGTTCCCCCCCAAGGTTTTTCTACGTAGCGTGCGCATCTTCGGTTGGATATTCGTGCCGCAGAACTTACAGCTGAAAAAGCAGATCGACAAAATCGTGCGCTGGAGCACCTTGGCCCGAAAAGAGGGCTTGCTGGGTTTGGAATCGGTGATAGAGTCCGAGAAGGACGGGTTCGCCAAGAAGGGTTTGCAACTGTTGGTGGACGGCAACGAGCCGGAAGTGATCCGCGATTGTCTGGACGTGGAATTAACCACCAAGGAGCATCTGGACATGCAAGCAGCCAGGGTGTTCGAAGCGATGGGCGGTTACTCGCCGACGATAGGCATTATCGGCGCGGTGATCGGCTTGATCCATGTCATGCAGAATCTGGCCAAGCCCGAGCTGTTGGGCAGTGGTATCGCCACCGCCTTCGTGGCCACGATTTACGGCGTCGGCTTGGCGAACTTGTTGTTCATTCCGATTGCCAATAAGCTGAAAGCGTTGGTGTTCGAAGTCACTCAGGCCAGGGAAATGGTCATCGAAGGGATTTCGTCGATCGCCGAGGGCGAAAACCCGCGCAACATCGAATTGAAACTCTCCGGTTTTTTGCTGGATAAGTAACGATGGTACGCCGCCGCCGCAAACCGCCGCATCAGTCCGATAACCACGATCGCTGGATGGTGTCTTACGCCGATTTCGTCACGTTGCTGTTCGCGTTTTTCGTCGTGATGTACTCGATTTCGTCGGTCAACAAAGGCAAATACGAAACCTTTTCCGAATCTCTGGATCAGGCGCTGTTCCACAACGAGAAAGTCCAGCGCGACGCCGAGCCGATTCAAATCGGCGCCATTCCGACCACGGTTCAACCGATCGAGTTGCCCAACCTCGTTACGGCCGAGGAGCGTGAGCTGAGCGAGGAGATTATGCAGGAAAAGCGCCGTCTGGACGAAGTCTCCCAAGAATTTCAACGCGCGCTGCAACCCTTTGTCGAAAGCCAATTAGTCGGTATTAAAAAGCACGATTTTTGGGTGGAGCTGGAAATGAACAGCGAGTTGCTGTTTGCCAGCGGCAAGGCCGAATTGTCGGCGAAGGCGATCCCGGTGCTGCAAAAGGTCGCCGAGGCCATACGCGATGTGCCCAATGTCATCAATGTCGAGGGTTATACCGATAACGTGCCGATTTCGACCGGTTACTTTCCGTCCAACTGGGACCTGTCGTCGGCCAGGGCCACCAGCGTCGTCAAGGAATTGGTCAAGAACAACATACCGTCGACCCGTTTATCGGCGGTCGGCTATGGAGAATTTCATCCGATTGCCGATAACAATCACGAGGAAGGCCGCTTCAAAAATCGCCGTGTCGTATTGGTGTTGATGTCCCAGGCATTTGCCCGCTACGGCATGAGCGACGACGAACGTGCCAAGGCCTTGAATTTGGCGCCGCAGCCACCGGCGCCTCCCGAAGCGCCGGTCGCTCAACCGGCTCCATAAGCTGCGAATGTATGAAAATCTGGTCAGTATCCAATCAGAAAGGCGGGGTCGGCAAAACCACCACGGTCGTCACCTTGGGTGGATTGCTCAGCACTTGGGGCTTTCGCACGCTGTTGGTCGATCTCGATCCGCACGGCTCGTTGACCAGTTATTTCGGCATGAATCCGGAGGAAGTCGAACACGGCGTTTACAACTTGTTTCGGGATGCCAGCGAGAAAAAGAAGAATATCGATCCGGAGCTGTATGTCGCCCGCACCGATTTCGACGGAATCTCGGTGATGCCGGCCTCCACCGCGATCGCCACGCTGGACCGGCAGGTCGCGGCGATCGGCGGCATGGGCTTGGTGATTTCCACCGCATTGCATAAGCTTTCCGACCGCTATGATTACGTGATTATCGACAGTCCGCCAATGCTGGGCGTGTTGATGATCAACGCAATGGCGGCCTGCGAGCAACTGATCGTGCCGGTGTTGGCCGAGTTTCTGGCCCTGAAGGGGCTGGACCGTATGGTGCATACCATTCAAATGGTGTTTCATTCGCGCAAGACGCCGCCGCGTTTTACCATCGTGCCGACGATGTTCGACAAACGCACCAAGGCCGCCCGCGACGCGTTGGCGGCGCTGTATCGGCAATATCCCGACAACGTCTGGCCATCGGTGATTCCTGTCGATACTAAAGTCCGTGAAGCCAGCCGAGTCGGCGCTCCGCTGCCTTTGTTCGACAAAACCGCGCGGGCGGCCGAAGCCTACACCGAATTATTGGAATTGTTATTGCTTGAAAATAGCGGCGACAACTCTTCGACACCGCATTCATGAAACAAGCAAAACCGCCTCCGCGCATCGTCCAGCAGCAACTTGCTCTGGACGCCTATCTGCAAACCTTATTGGAAGTCGTTCCGGAGGCGGACGAGGCCGATCTGGCTACCGTCGCGCCAGCAGAACAGCGGTCGGTGCAGACACTGGCGCCCGATGTGGCGGTCCAAGCCGAGAAAGCCCTGATCCGCTTGCCGGAGTCCGCGCTTGTCGCGCTAGAAAATCCGGCTAAACTTCAGGCATTAACGGTAATGCCCGATTGGGCGCTGACCGAGTTCCAGGCTTTGTTTTTCAAGGTCGATCAATTGATTTTGGCGGCGCCGCTGGTCGATTTGGCCAGAACCATCCGCCTCGAACGCAAACCCGGTAAAATTCCGGGCCAGCCCTCCTGGTTTCTGGGTTTGCTCGACGATCAGGATAGCCGGATCGGCGTGCTCGACACCGGGCAATTGGTGTTCGGCAAGACGCGTGGTCAGCAACGCAATTTGGAGGAACGGCCGTTCAAGTGCGTGTTGGTGACTCAAGATAAAAAATGGGGTCTGGCTTGCGACGAAATTTTGTCGATAGGCAAACTGAAGCCGGAAAAAGTTCGGTGGCGAACGGTCAGGCGCAAGCGCCCTTGGCTGATCGGTACCGTGATCGAAGAATTGACCGCGATCGTCGACGTCAAACAATTGGTGCCGCACCGCAAACCTCAGTAATCAATCCGGATGGAACAACATGAGCGAAGATAGAAAACAAAGCGATCCGATCATGCAATGGGTGACTTTTTGCCTGGGCGACGAAAAATACGGCATCAACGTGATGCAGGTTCAGGAAGTGCTGCGGGTAACCGAAATTGCTCCGGTGCCCGGCGCACCGTCCTACGTGTTGGGTATCATCAATTTGCGCGGCAATGTCGTCACGGTTATCGACACCCGAAACCGGTTCGGTCTGCCGTCCAAGGAAACCGACGACGCCTCGCGGGTCGTCATCATCGAAACCGACCGACACATCATCGGTATCTTGGTGGATAGCGTTGCCGAAGTCGTCGAGATGCGGGCCTCCGAAATCGAGACCGCGCCCAATGTCGGTAACGAAGAGAGTTCCAAATACATCCAGGGCGTCACCAGCCGCGACAACCAGTTGTTGATCTTGGTCGATTTGAACAAATTCCTCAGCGACGACGAAAAAGCCGAATTGGACATGTTCTAGTTCGCCTAGTCGGTAAGGACCGGCGGCGATCGTTACCGAATAGCATTGCAGCCTCGGGAGGCTGGCCATGACTGAAATCACTCCGATTAGTCCCAACCCGCCGGTCATTGTCGTTCCTCGGGTCGAGCGCGACGAGCGCCAGCGTCGCGAGCAACGGCAACAACCGCCGACCAAGCCCAAATTGCCGCCAAACCGACAACCGGCCGAACACATAGACGAAAGAGTGTGATGAGCGAATATCTGCTTTGGGCTTTGACCGTAGCGGTCGTCGCGATGTTGTTGCTGATGCTCCGTTTGTTGCACGACCACCGCAAGCTCAGGCAAGCCTATGGTTTGCTGGAGGCGCAGATTCAGCGTAACCACGACGATTTGGCCGGATTGTGTTCGGCGGCGGTTGCGGTAGACCGGCGCTTGGCGAATGCCGACGCCAGACTGAATAGTATCGCCGAACGGGTTGCCGAGCGGCCGCGAGCCGCCCTGGACACGCCGGCGGTGGCCGAAGCCGTTGAGCGTCCCGCCCAAGGTTACGAAGATGTGATAGCGAAAATTCGCCGGGGTGTCGGCGTCGAGGATTTGGTGCGCGATTGCGGCTTGACGCGCGACGAAGCGGTGCTATTGACCCGCTTGCACGGCGGCCGGAGTCGTTTGTAATTCAAAGGTGTCGCCTACGCCGCGTTCGGCTCGAATCACAGCGGGGTCGGCGACTCGCGCCAACAGTCGTTGGTAGTTTTGGTCGTGGCGGCTCCGGTCGTTTTGGCGATGCCATAAATGCAGCACCGGTGCCGCGAAGCGGCCTTCCTTGCGGCGAATGCCGCAGTGCAGCAAACGGATCACCAAGTCCGAATCCTCGTACCCCCAGCCTTCGTAGATTTCATCGAAGCCGTTCACCCTGAAAAAGTCATCTTTCCAGACCGCCAAATTGCAGGTCATCGCGTTTTGCCAATGTTCGGCGCGCGCGTAGCGCCAAGCGGTCAATGGCAAATACAGCAAGGGCAGCCAGCGGTTGATCCGGCCGCACAGGCGTTGCACCAAGAAATACGCCTTGCTTCGACTGTGTAACGGCAAGCCTTGCCTTAACACCTGCTCGGTATAAGCCTGGCTCAGCAGGCAGCGGTTGCCCGGCACGAAATAGCCGGTTTCGGCGAGTTGGCGGTGGCGGGCGACAAAGTCGGGCAAAGTCACGCAGTCGCCGTCGACGAACAGCAGGTAGTCGCCCCGGCTGACCGCAACCGCCCGGTTGCGTATCGTTCCGGCCCGGAAGCCGCGATCTTCGTGCCACACATGGCGGATCGGCCGGCTCGCAACGGCTTGCCATGCGGCAATCCGAGCGGCGGTTTCCGGTTGCGAGCCATCGTCGGCGACCAAGATTTCGAATTGACTGTCCGATTGCGCCAGTAAACCGGCCAAGCAGGCATCCAGTGCCTCGGGCCAGTTGTAAGTGGCGACGATGACCGAAATTAGACCGTTCATCGATGCAAGCGGTGCAGTTCCCGCAATTTCAGATATTTGTAATACGTGCCTTCGGCATTGGAAATCGCCAGCATCAAGCCTTGCGGGCCGTCGAGAAAGCCGGCCTTGAGCACGTAGCCGCGGAAAAAAGTCCACAGCCCCTTGGCGATGGCCCTGCCCAGGCTGGCGCGCGCGCCGGCTTTGAACAGTTTCTCGGCACCCAGCGTCGAATAACTGTTGATTTTGTGCAGTACCTCTTCCGGATCGACGAAAGCCTCGTGTAACAACGGTTGGTTCAAACGGCCGATCGGGCCTTGCACTTCGACTCGTTCGTGAACTACCTCGTTGCTGAATCGGCCCGCGTCGCGCCGGAACAATCGCAAGACATAATCCGGCCACCAGCCGCTATGTTTAATCGGCCGGCCGCAGTAGCTGGACAGCCGGGGAATTTCGAAGCCTTGGATAGCATTTTGCCGGATGGCCTGTTGAATTTCCTCGGCCAAGGCCGGGCCGACTTCCTCGTCCGCGTCCAGCGACAGTATCCAATCGCCGCTTGCCTTATCCAAGGCCCGTTGTTTTTGCGGGCCGAAGCCGGGCCAGTCGGTCACGAACACCTGGTCGGTAAACTGGCGGGCGATCGCGACGGTGTCGTCGCTACTGCCCGAATCGAGAACGACAATCTCATCTGCCCAGGCCACCGAGGCCAGGCAGCGGCCGATATGGCCGGCTTCGTTCTTGGTGATGACGATAACGCTAAGCATCGTCAAGCTCGGCCGGTCGGCTCAGCAACGCGCCCAGAAAGAACGCCAACATATAGCCCTCGGCGAACGTTTTGAAATGGGAATTGAACAGGCTGGAAGCACTGATCGCCACCAAAAAACTCGCGGCGATCGCGCCGTAAGGCCGATTCGCCAAGCCCTCCCGCAAGCCGACGCCGATGTAGGCTAAAAACAGCAGTACGCCGAAAATCCCGTTTTCGACCCAGATAAACAGATATTGGTTGTGCGGGTCGCCGGTACTCATCGCGTGCCAACCCTGACCGTTGAGTTTCGCCACTTGCTCGTAAGCCGGTTTGAAACCCGAGGTGCCATAGCCCAGCCAGGGATGCTCGCGGATCAATTGCCAGGTATTGCGATAAAACACCACCCGCAGACCGATCGAGGTCTCGCTGGCGCTGGTTTGATAATGGGCTTGTTCGTCCAGCGTGACCTGTATCCGCTGTTGCACGGTGTCGGAGGTCGCGACGAACAGCGCAACCGCGACCGCCGCCGCGCCGATGAAATACGGCAATTTCCGAAAACCGTAAAGTGAGCCGAAAGCAAACACCGCCGCGACCGGCAGCGCCAGATAACCGCTACGGGCGGTGCTGACGAAGAAAATATTGAACACGAACAGCGCGGCGGCGCTCCAGACCGCGATTTTCCAACGCGGCGACAGCGGTTCGTGCAATACAAATAACGTACCGAGCAGCGCGGCCGTGAACGCCATGCTTTGTGTCGAATGATTGGTCATGAAGATGCCGGCGCCGCGGCCGCTACGCACCACCCAATCGGTCGCCCATAGTGGAATAGCGACGATAGCGGCGACGGCCATAACGCCGACGAAATAATAGACGAAGCGTTGTTGCCAGCGCCGCGATTGAAACAGGCCCAGCAGCATAAAGGCGTAAGCTAGTTTCTTCCAACTCGACAGGGTTTGCAGTTTGGCCGGCCAGTCCGTGTCGGCGTAAAAGGTGCCGACGACCAGCCAGGCGTAAAACGCGACAATCATTTTGCCCAGCGGATGCCGCCACGATTGCCGCAGCGTGGCGAAGGCCTTTCCGGAAGCCAGCCAAGCCGCCAGCATGGCCACGCAAGCGATGCTGGTCGCGGCGGTGGACATCGGTACCGCGACGACCGCGAAAATCGCCAGTCCGCGGCTGACGTTCAGAGCGGTGTCGGAATAAGCGTGAGTCATGGAGTTAACGCCACAGTTGATAAATATATTTGCGTTTGAGTTTTTCCCAGCGGAATAGCCAACCTTTCAGCCACGGCGGCGGATCACTTTCCAATGCGCTTCGAAACAAGCCGTTCTTGCTGCCTTGCTCGACGACCGGCTCTTCCAGCCAGAGCATTTGGATGTCCAGCGCTTTGTCGATGGTCTCGAACTGGTTGTCGATCGGTTGCGCGATACGATTTTCGGCAATCCAATTCAGGCGTTTTTGCGCGGTGGCGGAGTCTATAATGTACGAATCGGCAAAGCGGCCGCGATGACCCGGATACAAGTACTGGCCGGGGCGACGCTGACTTTTCGGCGTGAAGAAATTGCCGCCGGAGCCGATGTAAATCACTTTGTGGCCCTGAAATCGTTGGCTTTGTTGCAGGGCTCGCGTGATGCCCAACCGGAAGTCGGAGCTGAACACGGCGTCGTCTTCCAATACCAGCGCTTGACGGTTGCCGGCGGCGGCGATGCGGCGGAGCGCTTCGAGGTGTTTTAGCGCGCAGGACTGTTGGCCAGGCGTTAGGCCATCTGTGCCGAAGGTTAGACTCAAAATCTCGGGGGTCAATTCCTCGATATCCCAGTCCGTGACGAATTCGGCGCTCAAGCCGAATTCGGCCAATTGGCGTTCCATGAATTGGCGGCGCCCGGTAAAGGCTTTGACATTCAGTACCAGGATGCGGTCGAGCGTCGGCGATTCGGTCATGCAAAAGTCGAAAGTAATGGCTAAGGGACGATTATCGGCGGTTTTACGTCAAAACACATCCGATTGTTCTCGTGGTGCCGGACGATGGTCGTGGCTTCGCTGCTCCAGTTCGGTGTCGATTGCTGCAATGATCCGCTCGGCCGGCAATTGTTCCAGGCAGTCGCTGCGGCTATCCTGACGGCGCTCGCAACCTTCCAGTTGGCAGGGCAGGCAAGCGCGCGGCGCGGCGTCTTGAATCAGATGCACGTTGCCGACTTGGCCGGAGCCACACTTGGCAAACGGCGGCCTGTTTTCGGCGTAACCGGTCGGCCAGGGCGCCCATTTGCCGGGGTCGGTCGGCCCGAATAGCGCGAATACCGGCACGCCGGTCGCGGCGGCCAAATGGGTGATGCCGGTATCCGGGCCGACGAACAACGCAGCGTTGCCGATCAGCCGGCTCAGTTCGGCCAGGCTTGGACCACCGCTCAAATCCAAGACATCGCAAGCCAGGCCGGATTTGAATTCCGCCAAGACCTGGCGCTCGGCCGGCTGGCCGCTACCGGTCAATACGATGCGATAGCCGCGACCGGCTAAAAATTCAGCTAGTTGCCGCCACTGCGCCAGCGGCCAGGCCTTGTAGCGCCATTGAGGCTGAATGTGCAGCACCGCATAGGCGTGGTTCGCTAGAACCGTGGGTAAATCCAACGATGACTCGGAATAGGGCGGCGTCAGCCGGAATACCGGCGGAATGCCAAGGGACTCGCAAAATCTCAGGTTTTCCAGCACCGCATGGCCGTAATCGTCGCCGAATATTAGCCAGCGGGTCAGCAAGCATTGCTTCCACCAAGCCTTACCGGTTTGCTCCGGTACGAAGCCCAAGCGGAGCTTGCCGGCCGCCCAGGCATACAGCGTCGGCCGGTCGCCGGTCTGAGTCGAGATCGCCAAGTCGTAGCGGCGACATAATCGAGCCAGAATCGCCAATAATTCGAAAACCTTGGGTTTGCCCGGCACCGGAATCAGTGCGCTCACGTCCGGGTTGCCTTCCAGCATGCCGACGTTGCCGCGCGACAGCAGCACGTCGATGGCCGCGTCCGGATATGCCTGCTTTAGCGCGCTGAGCAAGGGCGTGGTCAACAGCGTGTCGCCCAGATAGCGCAGCGTTATCACCAAAATGCGTTTAGGTTGTATATTGAGCGGTTCGGGCGCCGGCATGCATTGTTGTGTCGATAATAAAGCCGTTATTTTAAAGGTAAACCGCATTGAGCAAGTCACAGAAATCACGCCAGACCATGACCGACAGCCAAGTCTACCAGCGCTTGATGCGCTTTGTGTTGCCGTACTGGCGGATGTTTCTGGTCAGCGCGTTCGGCTTTGCGATTTACGCCGCGACCGAGCCGGCCCTGGCGATGATCGTGCAGCGCATCATCGACAGTTTCAATCGCGAAGACCGCACCGGTATCGAATACCTGCCGCTACTGTTCGTCGGCTTGTTTCTAGTGCGCGGCGTCGGCTCCTTCCTCGGCAACTATTATCTGGCGCGGATTTCCGGCAACTTGATTCATCGCTTGCGCTGCGACATCTTCGATCATTACACCGGTTTGTCGGTGCAGTATTTCGACAGCCATAACAGCGGTTACATGATTTCGCGGATCACCAACAACATCGGCGAAGTCACCCGTGCTACCTCGGATTCGATCCGTTCCTTCGTGCGGGAAGGCTTTACCGCGATAGGCTTGTTGGCCTATCTGGCGCACACCAATCTGCAGTTGTCGTTGGTGTTCCTGGCGATAGCGCCGGTGGTCGCGACGATGGTGCGTTACGTCGGCAAACGCTTGAAGCGCCTGAGCCGCAACATGCAGGACACCGTCGGCGATATTACTCACATTACCTCGGAAGTGGTGTCCGGCAACCGCATCGTCAAGAGTTTCGGCGGCGAGGACTACGAGCGCCGCCGCTTTCGCGACGCCAGCCTGGAAAATCGCCGCCAGTACCGGAAGTTGATCATGACGGTGTCGTTGAACAATCCGTTGATGCAATTGCTGATTTCGATCGCGCTGGCCGGCATGGTTTATCTGGCCTTGATCGTAATGCGCGATTCGACGCCGGGCGAATTCGCCGGCTTTTTCATGGCGGCGATTTTATTGCCCAAACCGATCCGCCAATTGAGCGATGCCAATTCCGAGATTCTGCGCGGCATCGCCGCCGCCGAATCACTGTTCGAAGTGTTGGACGAACCGCTGGAACGGGATGGCGGGGATTACCAAACCGAGCGAGTTCAAGGCCGCATCGAGTTCAAAAACTTGCGCTTCAGTTACCCCGGCGCCGAGGTGCCCGCGCTGGGCGGCATCGACCTGACCATAGAACCCGGCCAGACCGTAGCTTTGGTCGGCGCGTCCGGCGGCGGCAAGAGCACCTTGATTAATCTGCTGCCGCGCTTTTACGACTACAGCGAGGGCGAGATCTTGATCGACGGCGTGGAGTTGAAACGCTATCAACTGGGCTGTCTGCGCCGGCAAATTGCGTTGGTGACTCAACATGTCACGCTGTTCAACGCCAGCGTCGCCAACAATATCGCCTACGGCGCGTTGCAGGGCGCCGACCGCGCGGCGATCGAGCGGGCCGCCCGCGATGCCTACGCCACCGATTTTATCGAGCGGATGCCGGAAGGACTGGATACTGAGATTGGCGAAAACGGTGTCAAATTGTCCGGCGGCCAGCGCCAGCGCCTGGCCTTGGCGCGGGCGTTGCTGAAGGATGCGCCGATTTTGATTCTGGATGAGGCCACCTCGGCGCTGGATACCGAGTCCGAACGCTACATTCAAGCTGCGTTGAGCCGGGTCATGCAGGGTCGCACTACCTTGGTGGTCGCCCATCGCCTGTCGACGATCGAAGCCGCCGACGTGATTCTGGTGATGGACAAGGGCCGGATCGTCGAACGCGGCAGTCACGCCGAGTTACTGGCCCGCGACGGTGCTTACGCCAGGCTGCACCGGATGCAGTTCCAGCACGCCGACGCCGAAGGCGCCGGATAAATCCCCAGCCGGCCGAACCCGCCGGGTTCGGCCGTTCGCCCTCAATCCGCGCTTGTGAAAATCCACCG harbors:
- a CDS encoding chemotaxis protein CheW, which gives rise to MSEDRKQSDPIMQWVTFCLGDEKYGINVMQVQEVLRVTEIAPVPGAPSYVLGIINLRGNVVTVIDTRNRFGLPSKETDDASRVVIIETDRHIIGILVDSVAEVVEMRASEIETAPNVGNEESSKYIQGVTSRDNQLLILVDLNKFLSDDEKAELDMF
- a CDS encoding DUF2802 domain-containing protein; protein product: MSEYLLWALTVAVVAMLLLMLRLLHDHRKLRQAYGLLEAQIQRNHDDLAGLCSAAVAVDRRLANADARLNSIAERVAERPRAALDTPAVAEAVERPAQGYEDVIAKIRRGVGVEDLVRDCGLTRDEAVLLTRLHGGRSRL
- a CDS encoding glycosyltransferase family 2 protein, translated to MNGLISVIVATYNWPEALDACLAGLLAQSDSQFEILVADDGSQPETAARIAAWQAVASRPIRHVWHEDRGFRAGTIRNRAVAVSRGDYLLFVDGDCVTLPDFVARHRQLAETGYFVPGNRCLLSQAYTEQVLRQGLPLHSRSKAYFLVQRLCGRINRWLPLLYLPLTAWRYARAEHWQNAMTCNLAVWKDDFFRVNGFDEIYEGWGYEDSDLVIRLLHCGIRRKEGRFAAPVLHLWHRQNDRSRHDQNYQRLLARVADPAVIRAERGVGDTFELQTTPAAVQAGQ
- a CDS encoding glycosyltransferase family 2 protein — encoded protein: MLSVIVITKNEAGHIGRCLASVAWADEIVVLDSGSSDDTVAIARQFTDQVFVTDWPGFGPQKQRALDKASGDWILSLDADEEVGPALAEEIQQAIRQNAIQGFEIPRLSSYCGRPIKHSGWWPDYVLRLFRRDAGRFSNEVVHERVEVQGPIGRLNQPLLHEAFVDPEEVLHKINSYSTLGAEKLFKAGARASLGRAIAKGLWTFFRGYVLKAGFLDGPQGLMLAISNAEGTYYKYLKLRELHRLHR
- a CDS encoding O-antigen ligase family protein, encoding MTHAYSDTALNVSRGLAIFAVVAVPMSTAATSIACVAMLAAWLASGKAFATLRQSWRHPLGKMIVAFYAWLVVGTFYADTDWPAKLQTLSSWKKLAYAFMLLGLFQSRRWQQRFVYYFVGVMAVAAIVAIPLWATDWVVRSGRGAGIFMTNHSTQSMAFTAALLGTLFVLHEPLSPRWKIAVWSAAALFVFNIFFVSTARSGYLALPVAAVFAFGSLYGFRKLPYFIGAAAVAVALFVATSDTVQQRIQVTLDEQAHYQTSASETSIGLRVVFYRNTWQLIREHPWLGYGTSGFKPAYEQVAKLNGQGWHAMSTGDPHNQYLFIWVENGIFGVLLFLAYIGVGLREGLANRPYGAIAASFLVAISASSLFNSHFKTFAEGYMLAFFLGALLSRPAELDDA
- a CDS encoding glycosyltransferase family 25 protein, giving the protein MTESPTLDRILVLNVKAFTGRRQFMERQLAEFGLSAEFVTDWDIEELTPEILSLTFGTDGLTPGQQSCALKHLEALRRIAAAGNRQALVLEDDAVFSSDFRLGITRALQQSQRFQGHKVIYIGSGGNFFTPKSQRRPGQYLYPGHRGRFADSYIIDSATAQKRLNWIAENRIAQPIDNQFETIDKALDIQMLWLEEPVVEQGSKNGLFRSALESDPPPWLKGWLFRWEKLKRKYIYQLWR
- a CDS encoding glycosyltransferase family 9 protein encodes the protein MPAPEPLNIQPKRILVITLRYLGDTLLTTPLLSALKQAYPDAAIDVLLSRGNVGMLEGNPDVSALIPVPGKPKVFELLAILARLCRRYDLAISTQTGDRPTLYAWAAGKLRLGFVPEQTGKAWWKQCLLTRWLIFGDDYGHAVLENLRFCESLGIPPVFRLTPPYSESSLDLPTVLANHAYAVLHIQPQWRYKAWPLAQWRQLAEFLAGRGYRIVLTGSGQPAERQVLAEFKSGLACDVLDLSGGPSLAELSRLIGNAALFVGPDTGITHLAAATGVPVFALFGPTDPGKWAPWPTGYAENRPPFAKCGSGQVGNVHLIQDAAPRACLPCQLEGCERRQDSRSDCLEQLPAERIIAAIDTELEQRSHDHRPAPREQSDVF